One Pseudomonas entomophila genomic window carries:
- a CDS encoding ABC transporter ATP-binding protein: MTATALPLNTFEQAPAERAHAGAIKLSVEGLHKHYGEHQVLKGVSLQARKGDVISLIGASGSGKSTFLRCINFLEQPDAGSITLDGQTLEIHPGTRTPPPAQLQNLRTRLAMVFQHFNLWSHLTVLENICLAPRKVLGVSAGEAEARARKYLDKVGLPARAAEQYPAFLSGGQQQRVAIARALAMEPEIILFDEPTSALDPELVGEVLKVIQTLAEEGRTMLMVTHEMGFARQVSSQVLFLHQGLVEEHGSAEILDRPQSERLRQFLSNRLK; encoded by the coding sequence ATGACTGCTACCGCACTGCCACTCAACACCTTCGAACAGGCCCCGGCAGAACGCGCCCATGCCGGCGCCATCAAGCTCAGCGTCGAGGGCCTGCACAAGCACTATGGCGAACACCAGGTGCTCAAGGGCGTCTCGCTACAAGCACGCAAGGGCGACGTGATCAGCCTGATCGGCGCCAGCGGCTCGGGCAAGAGCACCTTCCTGCGCTGCATCAACTTCCTCGAGCAGCCCGACGCCGGCAGCATCACCCTCGACGGCCAGACGCTGGAGATACACCCCGGCACCCGCACCCCGCCACCAGCCCAGTTGCAGAACTTGCGCACGCGCCTGGCCATGGTGTTCCAGCACTTCAACCTGTGGAGCCACCTCACGGTGCTGGAGAACATCTGCCTGGCGCCGCGCAAGGTGCTGGGCGTCAGCGCCGGCGAAGCCGAGGCCCGTGCCCGCAAGTACCTGGACAAGGTCGGCCTGCCGGCGCGCGCCGCCGAGCAGTACCCGGCATTCCTCTCCGGCGGCCAGCAACAACGCGTGGCCATTGCCCGGGCGCTGGCCATGGAGCCGGAGATCATCCTCTTCGACGAGCCCACCTCGGCCCTCGACCCGGAGCTGGTCGGCGAAGTGCTCAAGGTGATACAGACGCTCGCCGAGGAAGGACGTACCATGCTCATGGTCACCCATGAAATGGGGTTCGCCCGCCAGGTGTCGAGCCAGGTGCTGTTCCTGCACCAGGGCCTGGTCGAAGAGCACGGCAGCGCCGAGATCCTCGACCGGCCACAGAGCGAGCGCCTGCGGCAGTTCCTCTCCAACCGCCTCAAGTGA
- a CDS encoding Lrp/AsnC family transcriptional regulator, with protein sequence MDTKATSTAVAPLDRIDEAIIDVLRHQGRITYEKLSTLVHLTPRPCLERVRKLERRGVIRGYGAIIDLQQVSPGLSLLVLVALSNQSGRSAQKAFEATVRACPQVYECQLISGHFDYSLRMRCRDMEHYRVLTETWMNNDELHIDKLVAHPELAAVKSTAPLA encoded by the coding sequence ATGGATACCAAGGCCACTAGCACCGCAGTCGCACCACTGGATCGCATCGATGAAGCCATCATCGACGTGCTGCGCCACCAGGGAAGGATCACCTATGAAAAGCTCTCCACCCTCGTGCACCTGACGCCCAGGCCCTGCCTGGAACGGGTGCGCAAGCTGGAACGGCGCGGCGTTATCCGCGGCTATGGGGCGATCATCGACCTGCAACAGGTCTCGCCCGGCCTGTCGTTGCTGGTGCTGGTGGCGCTGTCCAACCAGAGCGGACGCTCCGCGCAGAAGGCCTTCGAAGCCACCGTGCGGGCCTGCCCGCAGGTGTACGAATGCCAGCTGATCAGTGGCCATTTCGACTACAGCCTGCGCATGCGCTGCCGCGACATGGAGCATTACCGGGTACTGACCGAGACCTGGATGAACAACGACGAGTTGCACATCGACAAGCTGGTCGCCCATCCGGAGCTGGCGGCGGTCAAAAGTACGGCGCCCCTGGCTTGA
- a CDS encoding putative bifunctional diguanylate cyclase/phosphodiesterase, with the protein MDDIYRAAVDAAAIFSETDLRGRITYVNQQFCSISGYSREELLGANHRILNSGLHEPAFFLDMWSALAAGRVWKGEICNRAKDGSLYWVDSTMVPLVDPHTGQVRKYVSIRFDVTEKRQLLHTLQWRVGHDVLTGLPNRAYLSDLLNQALAFSRRERIPLAVCMLDLDGFKAVNDGYGHATGDLLLVEVAQRLQGILRGGDAVARLSGDEFVLILRHIEGPRQLHAALQRVLLSLAAPYVVREHALTLSASIGVTLFPQDDEDADTLVRHADQAMYVAKQQGRNRYHLFDVSQEQELKATHQTVARVRQAMRQGELCLHYQPKVNMRSGQVIGFEALLRWMHPTKGPVPPGEFLPLVEQTDLIVELGEWVIEQALVQLGQWREEGRGWSLSVNIAARQLQRGDFSERLAQLLERHPGVDPAQLDLEIVESVAIDNLARVGHCLDACRALGVRFSLDDFGTGYSSLSYLKRLPAQTIKIDKSFVRDILHDHDDLALTGAVIGLARAFGREVIAEGVETIEHGRVLMGLGCELAQGYGIARPMPAGEVVEWVAGYHQPSEWLAG; encoded by the coding sequence ATGGATGATATCTATCGCGCGGCCGTGGATGCGGCCGCGATCTTTTCCGAGACCGACCTGCGCGGGCGTATCACCTACGTCAACCAGCAGTTCTGCAGTATCTCCGGCTACAGCCGCGAGGAACTGCTGGGCGCCAACCACCGTATTCTCAACTCCGGGCTGCACGAGCCGGCGTTCTTCCTCGACATGTGGAGCGCCCTGGCGGCCGGTCGGGTGTGGAAGGGCGAGATCTGCAACCGCGCCAAGGATGGCTCGCTCTACTGGGTCGACAGCACCATGGTGCCGCTGGTCGACCCGCATACCGGCCAAGTGCGCAAGTACGTGTCGATCCGCTTCGATGTCACCGAGAAGCGCCAGCTGCTGCACACCTTGCAGTGGCGTGTCGGGCACGACGTGCTGACCGGGCTGCCCAACCGCGCGTACTTGTCCGACCTGCTCAACCAGGCCCTGGCATTTTCGCGCCGCGAGCGCATCCCGCTGGCGGTGTGCATGCTCGACCTGGATGGTTTCAAGGCGGTCAACGATGGCTATGGCCACGCCACCGGCGACCTGTTGCTGGTCGAAGTGGCGCAACGCCTGCAGGGCATCCTGCGCGGCGGTGACGCAGTGGCGCGGCTGTCGGGCGACGAGTTCGTGCTGATCCTGCGCCACATCGAGGGCCCCCGCCAGTTGCATGCCGCATTGCAACGGGTGCTGCTGTCGCTGGCGGCCCCCTACGTGGTCCGTGAACACGCCCTGACCCTCAGCGCGAGTATCGGCGTGACCCTGTTCCCCCAGGACGACGAGGACGCCGACACCCTGGTGCGTCACGCCGACCAGGCGATGTACGTGGCCAAGCAGCAAGGGCGCAACCGCTACCACCTGTTCGACGTGTCCCAGGAGCAGGAGCTCAAGGCCACGCACCAGACCGTGGCGCGCGTGCGCCAGGCCATGCGCCAGGGTGAACTGTGCCTGCACTACCAACCGAAAGTGAACATGCGCAGCGGGCAGGTGATCGGTTTCGAGGCGTTGTTGCGCTGGATGCACCCCACGAAAGGGCCGGTGCCACCGGGCGAGTTCCTGCCGTTGGTGGAGCAGACCGACCTGATCGTCGAATTGGGCGAGTGGGTTATCGAACAAGCGCTGGTGCAGCTGGGGCAATGGCGGGAGGAAGGGCGGGGATGGTCCCTGAGTGTCAACATCGCCGCCCGCCAGTTGCAGCGTGGCGACTTTTCCGAGCGTCTGGCGCAGCTCCTCGAGCGTCACCCTGGCGTGGACCCGGCGCAGCTGGACCTTGAGATCGTCGAGTCGGTGGCCATCGACAACCTGGCGCGGGTCGGCCACTGCCTGGATGCCTGCCGGGCACTCGGTGTGCGCTTCTCGCTGGACGACTTCGGCACGGGCTACTCATCGCTGAGCTACCTCAAGCGCTTGCCCGCGCAGACCATCAAGATCGACAAGTCGTTCGTGCGCGACATCCTGCACGACCATGACGACCTGGCCCTCACCGGTGCGGTGATCGGCCTGGCGCGTGCGTTCGGCCGGGAAGTGATCGCCGAAGGGGTGGAAACCATCGAGCACGGGCGGGTGTTGATGGGGTTGGGATGCGAGCTCGCCCAGGGCTATGGCATTGCGCGGCCTATGCCGGCAGGTGAGGTGGTCGAGTGGGTGGCAGGCTATCACCAGCCCTCGGAGTGGCTGGCCGGTTGA
- the hisM gene encoding histidine ABC transporter permease HisM → MIDLLQEYGLAYLYSDGNGLSGLAMTLWLFVASMVLGLALSLPLSLARASRNTWLRLPVQLYTFVFRGTPLYIQLLICYTGLYSLQVVREHALLDQFFRNALNCTLLAFVLNTCAYTVEIFAGAIRNLPAGELEAALAYGLKGWKLNLFLVLPAALRRSLPAYSNELILMLHATSLAFTATVADILKVARDANAATFLTFQAFGVAALLYMLLSFALVGLFRLAERRWMRFLVPARG, encoded by the coding sequence ATGATCGATCTCCTTCAGGAATATGGCCTGGCCTACCTGTACAGCGACGGCAACGGCCTGTCGGGGCTGGCCATGACCCTCTGGCTGTTCGTCGCCAGCATGGTCCTGGGCCTGGCACTCTCGCTGCCCCTCTCCCTGGCCCGGGCGTCGCGCAACACCTGGCTGCGCCTGCCGGTGCAGTTGTACACCTTCGTGTTCCGCGGCACACCGCTCTATATCCAGTTGCTGATCTGCTACACCGGCCTCTATAGCCTTCAGGTGGTACGCGAGCACGCCCTGCTCGACCAGTTCTTCCGTAACGCACTCAACTGCACGCTGCTGGCATTCGTGCTCAACACTTGCGCCTACACCGTGGAGATCTTCGCCGGGGCCATCCGCAACCTGCCGGCTGGTGAGCTGGAAGCCGCCCTGGCCTATGGCCTGAAGGGCTGGAAGCTCAACCTGTTCCTGGTGCTGCCCGCCGCCCTGCGCCGCTCGCTGCCGGCCTACAGCAACGAACTGATCCTGATGCTGCACGCCACCTCGCTGGCCTTCACCGCCACCGTCGCCGACATCCTCAAGGTGGCCCGCGACGCCAACGCCGCGACCTTTCTGACTTTCCAGGCCTTCGGTGTGGCCGCCCTGCTCTACATGCTGCTGTCCTTCGCCCTGGTCGGCCTGTTCCGACTGGCCGAGCGCCGCTGGATGCGCTTCCTTGTCCCTGCCCGAGGCTGA
- a CDS encoding methyl-accepting chemotaxis protein, giving the protein MTLPLLGGALAIGVNQLWPGLVAQGLTLALFAAVGAWAQSRIGRHLRRIADGAGNTFSDPVAALTYSDLPGAAGQLELILISEEARLKTALTRLSDLAAQMAEAALDAGRLSRGTESALLEQRAETDLTATAMTEMAASIGEVAGHVQLTAQEAHTAHLLAEQGSQVADASGAAIRDLAGTVGQINQAVNDLAGQTGDIAEAAGMIRAIAEQTNLLALNAAIEAARAGEQGRGFAVVADEVRALADKTRQSTLHIQAIIDSLRSGAGQAVSIASQGLEGAEQGVTQVAQAQQALQGIRQAVLRISDMSQQMAAASQEQSAVAEDVSRQINGVAGTVQQSARRANAAASRGAELEQVCAGLRALVERFNR; this is encoded by the coding sequence ATGACCCTGCCGTTGCTCGGCGGCGCGCTGGCCATTGGCGTGAATCAGCTGTGGCCGGGCCTGGTGGCTCAAGGCCTGACCCTGGCACTGTTCGCCGCTGTCGGAGCCTGGGCGCAAAGCCGGATTGGCCGTCACCTGCGACGCATCGCGGATGGCGCGGGCAACACCTTCAGCGACCCGGTCGCGGCGCTGACCTACAGCGACCTGCCGGGCGCCGCCGGCCAGCTGGAGCTGATCCTGATCAGCGAGGAGGCGCGCCTGAAGACCGCGCTGACCCGCCTCAGCGACCTGGCCGCGCAGATGGCCGAGGCCGCCCTGGATGCCGGGCGCTTGTCCCGCGGTACCGAGTCAGCCTTGCTCGAGCAGCGCGCCGAGACCGACCTGACCGCTACCGCCATGACCGAAATGGCGGCCTCCATCGGCGAGGTCGCCGGCCACGTGCAACTGACGGCGCAGGAGGCGCACACCGCGCACCTGCTCGCCGAGCAGGGCAGCCAGGTCGCCGATGCCAGCGGCGCGGCGATCCGCGACCTGGCCGGCACGGTCGGGCAGATCAACCAGGCGGTCAACGACCTGGCCGGTCAGACCGGTGATATCGCCGAGGCTGCCGGGATGATCCGCGCCATTGCCGAGCAGACCAACCTGTTGGCGCTCAATGCCGCGATCGAGGCGGCGCGGGCCGGCGAGCAGGGGCGCGGTTTCGCCGTGGTCGCCGACGAGGTGCGCGCACTGGCGGACAAGACCCGCCAGTCCACCCTGCATATCCAGGCGATCATCGACAGCCTGCGCAGCGGCGCCGGGCAGGCGGTGAGCATCGCCAGCCAGGGCCTCGAAGGCGCGGAGCAGGGGGTCACCCAGGTGGCCCAGGCGCAGCAGGCGCTGCAAGGCATCCGCCAGGCCGTGTTGCGCATCAGCGACATGAGCCAGCAGATGGCGGCGGCTTCCCAGGAACAGTCGGCGGTGGCCGAGGATGTCTCGCGGCAGATCAACGGCGTGGCCGGTACGGTGCAGCAGAGCGCCCGGCGGGCCAACGCCGCCGCTTCCCGCGGGGCCGAGCTCGAGCAGGTCTGCGCCGGATTGCGCGCCCTGGTGGAGCGCTTCAACCGCTAG